The DNA window TAAACAACTCATCGCGGCTGTAGCAAAAGTGAGCATCAGCCAAATATTGTACCACAATCAATGTAGCCCAGAAACAGTAGCTGTATTAATCATTTGGACTAGCGCTAGATAATAACGCTACACTTCTCAGGAGTGCGTAGTCTGTTCCTCCACCACAATTACTAAAGACCAGGACTTGATGTCCAGAAAATGATAGTTACCTAAACCTCCACATGGGTTGACTTTTTCAAGGAGTTGTCTCTACATGTTTCTCCtcatatttatttacttatttatttactgTATCGATGGGTCATGAAGACCCATTAGTAAAAGAATATTACAAAAAATGGACTATCATCTATGACGATATGAAAATCAGAGCTCTTAACAGTTTCATCAGATTAATAACAGAGTGAATTTTCTTAAGAGATTGAGTATCTTATACCTGTGTAACTGGTAGAAAAGAACTGCTGTTTACTTACTTCTGTGAGGTTTGACTTAACTTTCTCTTAGTTTCAACATCAGCGTAATCTACTATTTTCATTAGCCTTGAATAGATCTTGACAGATGCTCCAACGTATATATCACATAAGCGTACTCCATCACATTTTGTGCGTTTAAGGAACATTCGAAGATTTCTAAGGTCAAACTGTAAACAAAAAAGGCAAATAACCTCTtcgaaaattcttaaaatgaaCGGAGtagaaaattatttgattagATTCGTACTTTATAATTATGAAAACTAAAGAGCAAAGGGAcgtatggatcgcatttagcaaaaaggaaacagcacaattacagtgttttcaaaattatgcaacttcttcttttctttgaaTTGATACTTAAAACATGCACAGTATAAATATTTGcacgattatttttcttgaaaattaacaattttttggtgggaagcaaaaactatttgctattctgggagactttttagataattatgaagaagcaacatttttacaacacagtAATTgccctggttcctttttgctaaatgctgTTCATATGATAATTTTTAGGTGCCAGTTTTTCTGTGGAATCAACTACTACCTATaccaattttcatcaaaatcagaGAAGGAGATGAAAATTTGATGTGATGTTTGATTCGACATGAAATGATCTCATTATTAATGTGACGAACAATTCTGGGATCcaattttgagtattttcttCCAGCGGATATGTGAGTCTCTTACCAACTCTATAGAATCATCCTTTATAAAATATGAGAGGTGGAACTTTTTCGAAAATGATGCCTCTGGATCAAACCATTCAGCGATAAAgttgtatttttcaaagaaatcgtgactctgaaacaaaaaattactgTTAAGCTTTGATTGTGTTGGCAACTACAACCgacaaattaatgaaaagtcTAACATCGTTCTTGGAACATGAGTACCAAATACAAAGGTTTATGCAGCAGCCCAAGGCAATGGTAACATGAAAAATACAAGGGAGAGAAAACAGGAAGCACGGCTAAAAATACAGCGCTAAAAAGACACTAGACGTTTCAACGTAAAACTGAGTCATTTCCAGTCGGCAAatatattgaaaattaaaaaatatcaatgcAAAAACCTGTAACCTACATGTTGGTGCCCGAGATCCAAGGAAATCCCCGAACATGGGTAGCGACTGGATTTTCAGTCCGTCAGACTAGGATTTTTGGTCAGTTCAATTAGGATTTCTGGTTggtgtaactgaaatttttaaaacataaattcAGGACTTAATCTCTTGTTTTTAGTGATGATATGGTCTGGTTGCCACATTCGAAAATTCTTCCTTACAATATTTTCACAATGATGAATGAAagtctaattttcttttttttttatataaatattATTAGTAGGACTTAAGGTCATATTTTTGACCGTACGTAATATTTTTGTAAGGATGAAGTACTCGAGGTGCGCCAGGTGTTGACTAAATCACTTTCTTCACTTGGTCACATGTTTACATTTACTTTCATTTCCACCTGTTTTCCCTCACAATGATGAATGAAAgtctaattttcttcttttttttataaatattattaGTAGGACTTAAGGTCATATTTTTGACCGTACGCAATATTTTTGTAAGGATGAAGTACTCGAGGTGCGTCAGGTGTTGACTAAATCACTTTCTTCACTTGGTCACATATTTACATTTACTTTCATTTCCACCTGTTTTCACTATTAATCAGTTgcgtattttctattttttgctattttactattttcaacAATATTCTTTGACCCTTCAACTTCCTGTTTGCCAGTAGTTTCAATAGCTGATGGCTTGTATGTTATCTTTGCCTTGGACTATCGCTTTAGGTAGTTTGTATTCACCTTGATAATGATCCTAAATGTCGAAAAGCTTCGACTCTGAATTAATAAAAGCATCTTCATAACACCTTGGCATTGTGTTTACATAATCATAATCAAATCCCTTCAATTCTTCACTTGTGATAGCGCACTTGCAAGCGACTGTAAGCAACTTAATATTGTAACAGACTGCAACAGTTGATTATTCAAGGCATCGCTTCTCACTCAACTGAAAACTTTGATAGTTCCAAAATGAGAACCAAAAAATTTTGTTGCACTGGGTAGTTTACCCAGTTGAGGCAACTAAAAATTTAGGACATTCAGATTTTCTATtagtaattttccttttttattagaaatgtattttattgaataaaatgCTGTTGACTTGCGAACTTTGCAAGTGCTTTTACATTTACCTCTTAGCTTTCACTACTGTAGTTTATACAAATCAAGATAAACACCAAATTCTTCTGAAAATGGAGATAATTAcagcaaagaaaaaattgcagagtgcctaactgaagaagaaaaagagaaagaggcgAAAGAAATGTGACCAAAAGTCCTAAAATGTCTAACTATGTTacattttccattttaaagTTAATAGTTCTtagttaataataataattcctTTTAGAAGCTAGTACTATACTATTGGACTactcctattctgccgtgcaaaggaagaacgccatatgaacattcgggagttgccaaatttcccttgataaaatgtgaatttttgacGACACTCATGCCtacttttccttcaaattttcagatatttcagattaaattgcgtacgaaattgcctgaaatttttgggggaaaatattccagattctcccagtaaattcagtttttatcgaagaaaacttggcaacgtctaaaggcttatacggcgttcttccttagcacggcagtattgtactTTGACATATGCCGTAATCCCGATAATAGGTCTTTATTGTCCAAATGTAAATTAGAGAAATAAACAATATAAATTGGATTTAGTTCTACATTGGTACTTAGTGATAGAGGAAATCAAAGCTCTTATGGCTGATATCTATTTAGATTATTGAGACTAAGGCACTAAGACAAATTTATCATTGTCACTGAGAGCACTAGAATTTTAATTGTTgcaactaaaattttaagtcgCTTCTTTCATTGTGAAGTTGAACgatgaaaattaaaacgttTCAGAGAACGCACTGTTAAAATCTAGactaaaggcctagatacacacggagattgaaagacggaagccaatgAAGAGCCTTGATTTCCATCTATTGACGTCGATATGTCGAAATCAAGGATCTTCATTGGCTTTCGTTTTCCAATTGCGGCGATTAAttgccgtgtgtatctaggcctttagatGGATAACCTAATGAGTCAAATTGGTTGACGGTAAGATACGCCGATACATCTATTGTTCCTTATATGGGACTAGGTGTACTTAGGTTAATCCTTCAGCAGCATCAGACTTGCTGTTCGCAGCATTAAATTATAAGAATAGGGATCGTAATGATTAAGAGACAGTCAGGGGATAtacaaaaaaagaatgaaaataatatgCAGACCTCCTCAAATGGACTAAAACCCTTTGAGTAATTTTGAGGAATGGGCACTGGAATACAGCCACAGGCCATATAAGGGTACAGATCTGTGGGAGGATTTGCAATTATGAAGAAATGATCACTCTGAAATCTTTACCATTCTGAAGAGGTCCGATCAAAGTTCAGGCAGATTTCGACGAACAGTAAGTGTCAGTGTCAGCACATGACAAAACCGGCAATGATTGCGATGAAAATTCTATCCATGATATGAGCAATGAACATTATTGTCGAAAgggaattggaaaaaatatttgaatggaAAGTCACGAACGAAAATTAGCAAATGAGACGGATAAAAGCGCAATAAAACGACgttatgttttgtttttaaaaatttccattgaaatttccCACTATTTACTTTCTTATCACTGTTGCTAGGATACAGCAACAAACAACAAGCAACGAACGCAAcaactgttgactgttgagaAACTTTAAGGTTATGTCTTCTGTCAACATCAACCCTCAACCAGTCGAACACCATGCCGCAGAGGTGCAAACTAAATAGGTCTAGTGCAAACTACTGTCGTGACAATATTCCATAAGTAAAGGCTCCAATTTTTGCAAACGCAAAGATTTTAGAGAAATTAGCAGTGAATCTAAATTTTCACGGTTCCAGTTCGATCCTCGGTCATTTCTCGCTGTCATCAGATCATCAAAATGTCAGGCTCGTAACCTCAGTTTTGTCCGTTTCGTGTTCAAACCATGGTTCAATAGTGAAACGTATTCTCCTCTTTGAAATTGCAATATGTTAAATTTTCGCTCTTGGAGATTCATATTACTGGGAACGCCTGTGGTGTCAAGATCATTCAGTCGTTCTTACAGATTCAGTAATTATTTCAGTCCCTCTGACATCAAGCGCAAGATCCATTCACCAGTATGCAAACGTACTTATCTGAACAATGTGCCCAATTTCCCTTCTTACCAAGGGTGCAGATTATTTTCCAAAGGCTCACAAGCAGATGAGCTCTCTGATAATACAGTCAGCACAGAGGAATCTGCAGAGTCTTTTTATCAGGATGTCGATTACGAAGCCATCACCAATAATGACCCTGCTCTCTTGAAACAATTGAAAATCATAATGGCAGAGATTTATGTTTTGTATGAGGAAGGTGAGCAAGTACCATCCAAATTATCTACCAACCACTATATAGAGCTTCTGAAACAGAAATCACACTCCGGTAgaagaaattatttaaaatatttattgatgAAAGAGAGATTTAAGGAAAGTGAGGCACGGAAAAAACTCAGCAAACGAGCAGCCCTTGAAGAATTCAAAGCTCAAAGAAAGGAGAATCCTGAAGAAGACTCTGGTGAAAAATTAGTCTATAATTTGTCGAACACTTCTCTGTTTCTAAGAATATATGATTCAAATATTGATAGATTTAATAATCTAGGTCTTCACTTAGCATCAATGTATGCTCCAACAATCATTATGGACTGCAGTTATGATGCTGACATGTCGCATCGGGAAACACAGGCAGCAGTGAATCAGATAACTCAAGGATTTGGTGAACATCGTAAGCATCTTTGCCcttctaattttgttttttgtaactATAAAAAGGAGGGCAAAATGGCAACTAAGTTGCTACAGTCTGTGCCATGTTTATATGATCCTGAATACCCCTTTGAATTCACCTCTAAAAGTTACCTGGACCTGTACCCTAGAGACAAGCTCGTGTATTTGACACCCCACTGCAGGAACGAGCTGACCACCATCAACATTGATGACATCTATATAATTGGTAAGTTTAACTCACACATTTGCATCCATAATGAGTTATTCTTAACCCtttatggcatgaattaatttataTGAGAGTCTGGGGTACACTAATCTACCTACTTCGTGGCTTGCGCAAAGAACACAGAGTATcaactttctttcaaaatttgaaatttttgagaatcagttattcaaaaaaagagaaaaactaaagAGCATAAATTTTGCCACAGAGggaagattcaatttttaaaaacccataAAATatgttgttacgaattcgtaatcCAATGTCTTAGAGGGTTAAGGATTCAGAAACTTTTTGAATGGAGCTTTTTCTCCTCAGAATTAGAATTTGAGTTTTTCATCTGTTCTGAATTTTAACGCACATTAGCCAAATCACCAACACTCAGTTGAAACAATACGTGCGGCCAACTGCAATACTTTTAAAGCAACACTGCCATGGCCAGGGTTTTAGGGGAGCTGTTAGGAAAATTTGCTCACCAGATAGCAGTAAGTTTTCTCACTACCACAGCTGCTTGCTCAAACCTCGGTTTTGATACAATGACGTCTCTGAGCTTGGAAGCAGAAAGTTAGGAGGCTGTGCTATAATGATAGTTGGTCCAGTTAGACCAGAAGCGTGTTTACAGTTGCTTTCCTGATCGATCGTTATTTGTGTCTCATAAAACAGAATTTTCCTCtctgaggaaaaattgtgctcgaatgagttttttccctctaaaatgAGAAATCAAGTTTTATACGTACTGAACTCTGAAAGACATTGGCAAATTCGCTAACACTTAGTCTAAAAGATTTCAGTTTCAATACACAACTagtaaattttgacatttttcaggTGCCATGGTTGATATGGTTAGTCATTCAAAAGCGTCCTTAAGTCGAGCAAAGCAGCAAGGGCTGAGAATGGCTAAATTTCCGATAGATCAGCACCTTCTTTGGGGCTCTGGCACCAAAAATCTAACTATCAACCAGGTAAGATCATAACCTCAATCAATTATTTGTTATTACCGTTTTTTctagtttcaaaaaaaaacttgcatgaTCTCTCCTACACAATATCGCTTCTCGTTTGGAACATGAAGCTCAGTGTTTCAACTTCATCCAGTCACCTAATGCAATATGCACCTAAAAATGAAGCTTTGGCACCCTATAAACACAGGAACACTGGCCACAGGTGGCATCTAGAAAAAGCAGGCGTAACCTGTTGTTAAATCTTGAAGCAGCAATAGCCCTCCACTCCCAGTGCTATACATACTTCAATTGCACTCTCTGTATCTCTGtataaatttatttaatttttaaccggAAAATCTTATTTTACTGGTAAGTAATGAATAAATTAGCATGGCTTTTGcactgcttgtttttaaaaCTATAATTCaggacttaaaaataaaatttataccTTAAGTATGATGAGCTAAGAGTCatcagaaattgaaaaaattatggaattctattttatttgttaCCAGCGACTCGTACGTGCTTTGCACATTACAATCCATGAACAACAGCACCATTTCTTAGGAAATCTTACAAATACATAAGTATTTAGTTTGTTGAGCTGTGAATTTTATTAGGTAATCAAAGTTTGTGATTTTTACAGCATAGCTGTTACGTCATAGTAGCAATAGTGATAACACTAATTTTTGGTCAGTTTGCTTCAGTGCTTTTTCAACTCTTTGGACCCATTCACTTCAGGGGCAAATAAATTTTGGATCTGTTTTTCTCAGTTTGAAAGTTCCTACTCACACTGTTTCCCCCCTCTTTAATGAAAGCATACAAATTGACTCATTTCAATTTATCATAGTAATCGGTAATATTTGTCATCATTCCTCGGGAAAGTGTCGgcagtttaaaattttcatatttgttTTAATCACACACGTAAAATAGGCAATGTTAAACTTGCAACGTCACAAATTGaggtttgaatattttttacctCTCTGTCGGTGGTGAAAAAATGTATTCCTGCCCCCGCTCTGGAGGGTATTTCCAGCGTTACTTACTCAGTCGTGATCTCTAGCTGTCAAGTTAAAGAGAcactgttgaaggcgctctgagaaACTATTCTGCCACAGacgtattgcacagtatcagacgacaatgaaggcgcactaacgtttgAGAATGGACTGATGTCATTTACTACCGTGTAGAGTACCACTGAACCTACAAAATGCACGTGTGGCTCCTGGAGTCCTGGCTCCCGTccgatcgatttttgtaaaacttggcACCACGTGACATTTTTGGCGGGAAACTTCAATTTCAACTCAAgttaaggaaattttaaaatccgaGATGGTGGAAGTGACCTTCAATACTTTCTTGGCGCCTTCAAAATTATCCAAACTTGCAATCGAAGtatattttccttctctgttcagtttcaaaaattgatgttcTCTCAGCTAATTTAGACCTCGATTTTGACGAGTTGCTCAactcttttgtcttggaactgtctttatttaaatattcatgtatttatttttattattttttttcctctctccttttttttctctcattttatcattcaaaaGAACGTAGACAAAGTTCATGATCTATAGATCATAGACGCGATAGCGCAAAAGCAAGCTCTTAAGAGTCCGCGCCAAATAAGCTACGTATtattagactgcgacagaagatacgccattttttgtttattgcatgtactttacatgtaaaagtgacGTCAGACGATCTTCTATCGCAGTCTAGAAGtacgtaaacttatttggtgtggactctaaggccttgtctccacgggacgtttcattggatttgtcccagggaaaaatctcacttgcgaagttgggaaaaatattgagtcagtCAATACTAATTACAGTGCCAAGTAAGAGTCCTGATGGAGTCCCTGAaacgacttaaaaagaagaagaagaaattctgGTATGTTTTTCAACGGGGAAAAGGCccaaaagtttcattcctgcgattcgaacttgggaaaaatcccatgaaacgtcgtAGAGACAAGGCGTAACAACTCTGATTGTCAGTCAGTTTACTTAGGCGCTTTTTTAACTCTTCGGACCGTTTACTTCAAGGACTATGAATTCCAGATCTGTTTTTGTTGGTAGTTGGGTCGAAGGTTCCTACTCGAACTGTTTTTCCCTTTTAGAACAAAAGCATAAAAGCATACAGTatagagttaagagagaaaccaaacacacaatttggcctggaacggcgcgacttagggagaaatgatgacgaggacttgagatgaaaaggagaagctctcggcgcggcaatcggcatgtaacacatattagcgcctacaagactgcacgaatacttcacgcattgcatcaaacacagtgcggttattgtggtcagcgtgaaacggttagcgcctacaagactgcgtgaatacttcacgcattgcgccaaacacggtgcggtcggcgcggcggcggaagttaaaatcattggaccaaattttgtgtttattctttcataattttttcgtgcatttcttatgaatggaaggccttgtccattagagatgggtttacgaaacttgactttcgcgcaaagttccgtgaccttttgctagtagtgttgatagagctttcccaaaaaatgtgttcaacaggagtaaacgtgtcttatgcacccctcccccgctggcacgttcactcgatggtttttattgatgtttcaaaacgaatgaaaaaggGGCGGCATAAtacaggcggcaagtaggaaaatccggccctgccctcAGTTTTCAGTCCCGTAGCACCGTCAACGCGCTTCCCGCAACGTTTACTTAAtaagaagacgaagaaaatataaaaaaaaaaaaaaaaaaaatgcgcggGTGCTGAATGTAgcagggttgctacagtcagggaatactgggaaaTACCAGGGAATTTTAATAAGTTAGCAAAAACCTggcaatgtcagggaaaaattgttaggtTGCATGCCTTTATTTGAATGGGCTTGACGTTTTTAGAGTCCCTCCCTCTATACTGAGAGTttaagacaatgcgaatccatttctgattggttcccatattttaggcttccacagtgtcacaaacgggaataaagattacattttcatcgattgcaaagattataaactggaatggaccggggaattgggggtacgacaaggaacaaatggaatgagagagggaatggGTTATGATGAAAGATTACAGAAAAactccgatttgtgtaatctttattaccgtttgtgacatccatgagccgcgttgtctctactctctctgtaaagggactctagacgtTTCGAATGACAAATTTTGGCTGAAAAGTATTTctaataattatgaaaaatgataaaacataattattatGTCTCTCTATCCATTTGATGTTATCTCAATTGTATGGgaatttttgctaaatgcgtcatggaaatcaggaaaatgtcagggaatttaactttataaattttgtggcaaccctgaatgtAGGTTATTTGACTCAGTGCATGCATCGGATGACGCAATTAcaagctgaatgtggcttgaatatggaagtcatcgggccgatgcctgaattttgcgcgtgacgcgcaaaattcagcaacgattctcagcgaccatcggataatgtcggatttgtctgaactattcgaatagatttgatacacatttggatgaaaataactcgaattagtgaaatttcagctgttgagcgctgactgttgactgccacattcagctgccaaattcagcgtgtgattgcggcaggACTCTCCCGCCACTGAGATAAACGGCACGGTGGaggcatagagtacatagagtcgtaatgtaaatgggagagctggcgccatgttctgctcgacgaattccgagcccggtgggcgccgagttcgggtcgctttttcgaatcattttcgatccaaaatggtggtgtggaatacgtggtaattcctatctccgttgttgttgttgttgtcatcggatggccgggtacccgtgtatcgcaaacaatcgattatgtatcgaaaaagtgacccggcgtcacacaggagtctcggaattcgggacatggaaaatgcttaaaagtggcaccagctctcccaattacattacgactctatgtactctatgggtgGAGGAAACGGTGCCCAGAAATCAttccttcgtttttttttttttttttcaggtcatGATGATCATGGCCGACATGTACTGGAAAAATGACTGGAAGTTTGCTTTTGATCGATGGATTCCTAAAAGGAAACTAATGCAGAATGATCAAGCTGCCTTTGCTGAAAAATATAGCAGAATGTCAGAAGGGAGTGGTCAGTCCTCTTCTGAAATGCATAATGCTGCATTCATGAAAAGGAGGAACTCAACCCGTCATTATCGTAAAGATTTTTATGATCTACGGAATGACCTCTTTGGTCGAAAATGGACTGGGGCCGAAGATAGATCTGCCATGGAGCCGAAAGCCAGATTAGAGCCTCGCTTTAGAAGATGAGGCCTAGTGATTCCTTGACAATGTTCATGATTTTCACCCGTAGGTAGGTATATGTTAATTTTCAACGTACCtatatttgtaaattttgtatAATCTCTCCTCTttacatttttgtgtaaaactCTTCTagagtcttttttttctttttttactcccTCGTTTCTTCATCTTTacgcaataaaatatttaaatcgaTGATGGACGAATTTTGTTGTAAGTTTCCAGAAGAAATCATCATTTTCAAC is part of the Bemisia tabaci chromosome 1, PGI_BMITA_v3 genome and encodes:
- the LOC109033197 gene encoding mitochondrial ribonuclease P protein 1 homolog; this encodes MLNFRSWRFILLGTPVVSRSFSRSYRFSNYFSPSDIKRKIHSPVCKRTYLNNVPNFPSYQGCRLFSKGSQADELSDNTVSTEESAESFYQDVDYEAITNNDPALLKQLKIIMAEIYVLYEEGEQVPSKLSTNHYIELLKQKSHSGRRNYLKYLLMKERFKESEARKKLSKRAALEEFKAQRKENPEEDSGEKLVYNLSNTSLFLRIYDSNIDRFNNLGLHLASMYAPTIIMDCSYDADMSHRETQAAVNQITQGFGEHRKHLCPSNFVFCNYKKEGKMATKLLQSVPCLYDPEYPFEFTSKSYLDLYPRDKLVYLTPHCRNELTTINIDDIYIIGAMVDMVSHSKASLSRAKQQGLRMAKFPIDQHLLWGSGTKNLTINQVMMIMADMYWKNDWKFAFDRWIPKRKLMQNDQAAFAEKYSRMSEGSGQSSSEMHNAAFMKRRNSTRHYRKDFYDLRNDLFGRKWTGAEDRSAMEPKARLEPRFRR